One Chiroxiphia lanceolata isolate bChiLan1 chromosome 28, bChiLan1.pri, whole genome shotgun sequence genomic window, ggggaggggggggggcacTAGTACCCGGGGCTGCAGGTCCCACAGTACCTCTCGCTCTCAGGCGCCCAGAACTACGTTACCCACCACTGCCCACGCGCCTCCCGCCCTCCCAACTGACAGACAGCCCTTTCCACCAACCATCCTCGCTGAACGCCCCAGTGGGCGGGCGCATTGGCTCGGGGCAGCCAATCGGCGCGCGGGGAGGGGCGGCGGAGGGAAGATGGCGGCGGTGGGACGGTGGCGGGCCGGGATGGCCttgctggtcctgctggcctTGGGGCTCGGCCGGGTCCGGGCCGAGCAGACCGAGGAGCACCTCAAGCGCGAGCACTCGCTGTCCAAGCCCTACCAGGGTGAGAGGGCGGGCGGGTGGTGAGTGGTGCTCGGTGCCGGTGCTCCGGTACCGACGATGCGTGTGGGCCCGCAGGTGTGGGCTCGGCCAGCTCGGGGCTGTGGGACCTGCTGGGCAACGCCATGGTCATGACCCAGTTCATCCGCCTCACCCCTGACGTGCAGAGCAAGCAAGGAGCCGTGTGGAACCGCGTGGTGAGCGAGGGGCGCCGCGGGGGCACCGggatgggggggagggaggtAGGGGAGAGGGTCGGGACCGGGGGGACTCAGGGATGGGGTGTTGAGGGCTAGGGGAGAGGGTCGGGATCGAGACAGGAGGGGGCCGGGATTGGGAGTGACACGTTATGGGATCAGAGGAGAGGACTGAGATTGGGACAGGAGAGGGTCAGGACTAGGGGGACTCGGGGATGGAGTGGGGAGGGCTGGGTGAGAGGGCTGGGACACAGCGGACATCGAAATGACGGAATGATGGATATTGGTGAAGGAACAGGGAATGATGGATTTTGGTGAGAGAAATGAGGAATGAGGGCATGTGGAGTGTTGAGATGGGCAGGGAATGGCATGGACAGTTCCTGTTGTCCCCTCACTGTTGGCAGGAGAGACCCCCtaaattcccattttttccctcttttccagccCTGTTACCTGCGGGATTGGGAGATGCAGGTGCACTTCAAAATCCATGGACAAGGCAAGAAGAACCTGAACGGGGATGGCTTTGCCATCTGGTACACCAAGGACAGGATGCAGCCGGGTAAAATCCCGTGGGAAGGGGTCAGGGCACACCTTGGATGGGCCTTGGAGCAATCTGGATTCATGGAAAAGATCCCTGAccgtggcaggggtgggactggatggttCTTAGGGTCTGgtccaagccaaaccattccatgacgATAAGGAACAAACCCTGCCTGGCCTTCCCAGCCTCATCCCAAGGTCTCTCCTTCCTCCTAGGACCTGTGTTTGGAAGCAAGGATAACTTCCTTGGCCTGGGAGTGTTTGTGGACACTTATCCAAACgaggagaaacagcaggaggtgagcagagagggaggaatgGGATGGGTTACACCAAGGTTATGGACACAGCTTTTCTTTGGAAACATAAATTCAACTCaactcctgctcttcctccttcctctgcttttctacAGGGTTGGATTTAGTTCCTGGTGAGGGAATGTGAGAGAAGCTGGGGGTGGTTTTGTGGGAAGCTTTTTCCCAGAAGAAGGGATTTTagggcaggaagagctgagttgatggagctgtgtttgtgctgggaaTTCTGCTGTTGGGGGCTGCACCCAGAGTAGGGGCTGAGTGAACCTTGAATAAGGGCTGAGGAGCCTTTCCCTACTGTCAGGTGCCTCTTGGAAAGGTCTAAAGGGCCTCGTGTTCCTGATGTTGTTTGGGGTTTAGTGGTGTCATTCCCATGAAAAAGTAAGTGCAGAGGTGGATAAACCTGGACTATTCCCACCCTGTtatagaatcctggaatcctggaatggtttgggttggaagggaccttaaagcccatctagtgccacccctgccatgggcagggacaacttcctttagcccaggttgctccaagccctgtccagcctggccttggacacttgcaggaatccaggagcatccacagcttctctgggcaacctgttgccGGAAACTTCCATCCCTCCAAACCCAAAGTTGGGTCTTTTCTCATTTCCAATTCCCCCTAAAAACCAGGTGATACTCTAACCCAATACTGATATTTTATGACCTTGAGTAACTCTCAGCTTTTATCACAATCCCCAAACCCACTGGCTCCGAGGCAGGGATGGACTTTGTGCTGGGAAAAGCCTTTCCAAGCTGCTGGATTAGTGAAGTGTTGGATGTATCTTTGGATTTGCGGAGTGGCAGCTCTGCTTTTATGGGATAAAGTGGCACACAACAGGTCTTAGTTAGAGGGAATAACTAGTGGAATGTGGGTGACATAGAGCAGGAGCCAGAAGGGGGTCAAGCAccaagaaaaactgtttctgtgGGTTCCGAGCTGCTCATTTCCACTTTtacaaggacaaaaaaaaggattttattccGAGGGAAGCTTGGTTGGGATTCCCTGTGGGGCTGCGGGGGTTCAAGGAGCGACTCCATCCTTGGTCTTGCGACTCCATCTTGCCCCCTGGCGCCGCTTCCATGCCGTATATCCCGGGATTTGGCACTgacccccccgcccccccctcATGCTCCCAgtcctgggaaggcaggaggtgTTCCAGGAGGAGGTTTCCCGGGATGCAGGGCCCTGCTGGACTCTGCCCTGTGACCGTGTTGCTCTGTGCTCTCTCTTGCTTTGCGCTCATTCCGGAGGGCAGGCTCAGAAGAGGAGGTACAGCCCAGGAAACCAGGTActggctcctgctcctcagggtTCCAGGGCAAGGAATTCCCTCCCAAGGGCTCCAGGAATTCCTGTGGGAGCCGGGAGGGACTGCATGGAATGTGTGCTCCATCCAGGATCTCTGGGAGCTGAGGCTGAGCCTTGGGGATGGAGTGGGTGTGTCATGGTGGTGTCTCGTGGAGCAGATTTTTTGGGAGTGAAGGAGTTTGGGGctagggatggagcagggtcaTGTTGGTGTCTTGTTGAGCAGATTATTTGGGATGGAGGAGTTTGGGGttagggatggagcagggttATTTGGGATGAAGGAATTTGATTGGGGTGGAGTTCGGGGTCAGGGGTGGAGCAGGACCATGCTGATGATTGTTGAGGCAGATTCTTGGGGAGTGAAGGAATTTGGGGTCAGGGGTGGAGTGGAATCATGTTGAGGCAGATGGTTGAGGTGGAGTTCGGggtcagggatggagcagcgTAGTCCTGATGTCTTGTGGAGCAGATCCTTGGGGTTGAACAAGTTCAGGTCCAGGGGCTGCTGCGACTCTTGCCTTTGGAGATGCTCCGGGGTCCAGACTCCCTTGTCAGACCCCAAATTCACTCCCTGTCCCCCTGGCAGCGGGTGTTCCCCTACATCTCAGCCATGGTGAACAATGGCTCCCTGACCTACGACCACGACCGGGACGGACGCCCCACggagctggggggctgcacGGCCATGGTGAGGAACTTGCCCCACGACACCTTCCTGGTCATCCGCTACGTCAAGAGGAGGCTCACGGTGAGTGCTGCCCATGATGCCTAAAACCAGCA contains:
- the LMAN2L gene encoding VIP36-like protein isoform X1: MAAVGRWRAGMALLVLLALGLGRVRAEQTEEHLKREHSLSKPYQGVGSASSGLWDLLGNAMVMTQFIRLTPDVQSKQGAVWNRVPCYLRDWEMQVHFKIHGQGKKNLNGDGFAIWYTKDRMQPGPVFGSKDNFLGLGVFVDTYPNEEKQQEAQKRRYSPGNQRVFPYISAMVNNGSLTYDHDRDGRPTELGGCTAMVRNLPHDTFLVIRYVKRRLTVLIDIDGKHEWRDCIDVPGVHLPRGYYFGTSSVTGDLSDNHDIISLKLYQLTVERTPEEEKRDREVFLPIVDNLKLPGMEAPLEPMSGLALFLIVFFSLVALVFAIVIGIIVYNKWQEQSRKHFY
- the LMAN2L gene encoding VIP36-like protein isoform X2 codes for the protein MAAVGRWRAGMALLVLLALGLGRVRAEQTEEHLKREHSLSKPYQGVGSASSGLWDLLGNAMVMTQFIRLTPDVQSKQGAVWNRVPCYLRDWEMQVHFKIHGQGKKNLNGDGFAIWYTKDRMQPGPVFGSKDNFLGLGVFVDTYPNEEKQQERVFPYISAMVNNGSLTYDHDRDGRPTELGGCTAMVRNLPHDTFLVIRYVKRRLTVLIDIDGKHEWRDCIDVPGVHLPRGYYFGTSSVTGDLSDNHDIISLKLYQLTVERTPEEEKRDREVFLPIVDNLKLPGMEAPLEPMSGLALFLIVFFSLVALVFAIVIGIIVYNKWQEQSRKHFY